A stretch of DNA from Clostridiales bacterium:
TATAATAATATAATATAGATATTCCATTTAGGCAATAAATTCCATTTAAGGTAATAAAGTTTGTTATACCGCGGCGAAGAAATATCCATAAAATTAAAAAGAACCTTTGATAAGGCTTTTCAGGGCGACGCTTCCGCCCAAGTTAAGATTGGCAATTGCTATTATAACGGCGAGGGAGTAAAACAAGATTATGAAAAAGCCGTATATTGGTATACCTTGGCCGCAAAACAAGACAATAAAGAAGCCCAGCTCCGTTTAGGCTTATGTTATAAAAACGGGCACGGCATCGCCCAAAATTATCAAAAGGCGCATGACTGGCTCAAATTAGCCGCGATTTCTGGCGACGCTTTGGCGCAATTTCATTTGGGTATTTTATATGAATTCGGGCTGGGCGTAGAGAAAGACATAAACAAGGCTCTAAAATGGTACAAGCCCTCCGCCCGTCAAGGTTATGTCGATGCGCAGTTTAAGTTAGCGACATTATATAATCATTCCAAAGATATTCCTCAAGACGCGGTCATGTCGGCTTATTGGTATGCGCAACTTGCCGAAAAAGGCTATCCCGAAGCCCAAACTTATTTGGGCGATTTTTTCAAAACAGGGCACGGCGTAGAAAAGGATTATAAAAAAGCGGTCTATTGGTACTCAAAAGCCGCCCAAAATAATTATC
This window harbors:
- a CDS encoding sel1 repeat family protein; amino-acid sequence: MLYRGEEISIKLKRTFDKAFQGDASAQVKIGNCYYNGEGVKQDYEKAVYWYTLAAKQDNKEAQLRLGLCYKNGHGIAQNYQKAHDWLKLAAISGDALAQFHLGILYEFGLGVEKDINKALKWYKPSARQGYVDAQFKLATLYNHSKDIPQDAVMSAYWYAQLAEKGYPEAQTYLGDFFKTGHGVEKDYKKAVYWYSKAAQNNY